The following are from one region of the Halobellus limi genome:
- a CDS encoding ribbon-helix-helix protein, CopG family, with amino-acid sequence MPGDRVTVSLDDDAKNALEGLTEQTDESRSEVVREAIAFYAANFDSARASDSDHLQTYYEMLSTGEHVLLDVDLLHAFLTQVADSTDRNEEFLDTVDQVARYHASEYAERFDSLGDVLEWLSLCGFLTVRRAEEGSYHVVFPSEQLRWFMVRFIRGSVVDLPFEVEIEESVSKVLFTERAR; translated from the coding sequence ATGCCAGGGGACAGGGTCACGGTGTCGCTCGACGACGACGCCAAGAACGCGCTCGAAGGATTGACCGAACAGACCGACGAGAGCCGAAGCGAGGTGGTCCGCGAGGCGATCGCGTTCTACGCGGCGAACTTCGACTCCGCGAGAGCGAGCGACAGCGATCACCTCCAGACCTACTACGAGATGCTCTCGACCGGCGAACACGTCCTCCTGGACGTGGATCTGCTGCACGCGTTCTTGACGCAGGTGGCGGATTCGACGGACCGAAACGAGGAGTTCCTCGATACGGTCGATCAGGTGGCGCGGTACCACGCCTCCGAGTACGCCGAGCGGTTCGACTCGCTCGGAGACGTCCTCGAGTGGCTCTCGCTGTGTGGGTTTCTGACCGTTCGACGGGCCGAGGAGGGGAGCTACCACGTCGTCTTCCCCTCCGAGCAGTTGCGGTGGTTTATGGTCCGGTTCATCCGCGGGAGCGTGGTCGATCTCCCCTTCGAGGTCGAGATCGAAGAGAGCGTCTCGAAGGTGCTCTTCACCGAACGTGCG